From the Lolium rigidum isolate FL_2022 chromosome 2, APGP_CSIRO_Lrig_0.1, whole genome shotgun sequence genome, one window contains:
- the LOC124687313 gene encoding E3 ubiquitin-protein ligase EL5-like yields the protein MDSSSEWAVAPAVSAPSTSTMSPGAILTMSAIFLLFLTLALVIIYLQYYFNTNFRPGPSGGVVAVPGARDKGVDPELLRSLPVTVYRAVVPKGFAAEDVRVECAVCLSELEDGEEARFLPRCGHGFHAQCVDKWLASHSTCPLCRVTVAKHDESLTASTSLPPVAPEPANLPASVLIGVSDQATLTAVTVTSDGVLVIDIPDSRTPATPRDGTKTPRLRSLKKLWSFGRQGPSGSTPFYSWGSGSGSAGAEQIINITPATPRAHL from the exons ATGGACTCCTCCTCGGAATGGGCGGTCGCGCCCGCGGTCTCCGCACCCTCCACGTCGACTATGTCGCCCGGCGCCATACTCACAATGTCGGCCATCTTCCTGCTGTTCCTGACCTTGGCTCTCGTCATCATCTACCTCCAGTACTACTTCAACACCAACTTCCGGCCGGGGCCGAGCGGTGGCGTGGTGGCGGTTCCGGGTGCCAGGGACAAGGGCGTCGACCCTGAGCTGCTGCGATCGCTGCCGGTCACGGTGTACCGTGCGGTGGTGCCGAAGGGCTTCGCCGCGGAGGACGTCAGGGTGGAGTGCGCGGTGTGCCTGTCCGAGCTCGAGGACGGGGAGGAGGCGAGGTTCTTGCCCCGGTGCGGGCATGGGTTCCACGCCCAGTGCGTCGACAAGTGGCTGGCATCCCACTCCACCTGCCCGCTCTGCCGTGTCACCGTCGCCAAGCACGACGAGTCGCTGACTGCTTCGACGAGTCTCCCTCCCGTAGCGCCCGAGCCGGCGAACCTGCCGGCGAGTGTGCTGATCGGGGTTTCAGACCAGGCCACGCTCACCGCGGTCACCGTGACCTCTGACGGAG TGCTGGTGATCGACATTCCGGATTCGAGGACACCGGCGACTCCGCGCGACGGGACCAAGACGCCGAGGCTGAGGTCGCTTAAGAAGCTGTGGAGCTTCGGGAGGCAAGGGCCGTCGGGGTCGACTCCGTTCTATTCCTGGGGCAGCGGCAGCGGATCAGCAGGCGCCGAGCAGATTATTAACATCACCCCCGCAACCCCGAGAGCTCATCTGTAG